The Brenneria rubrifaciens genome has a window encoding:
- the purD gene encoding phosphoribosylamine--glycine ligase, which yields MNILIIGNGGREHALAWKAAQSALADKVYVAPGNAGTALEPSLINADIAATDIPALLAFAQANDIGLTIVGPEAPLVIGVVDAFRDAGLTIFGPTQAAAQLEGSKAFTKDFLARHKIPTAEYQNFTEVEPALAYVRAKGAPIVIKADGLAAGKGVIVAMTLQEAENAIQDMLAGNAFGDAGHRIVVEEFLDGEEASFIVMVDGENVLPMATSQDHKRVGDKDTGPNTGGMGAYSPAPVVTGDVHQRVMDQVIWPTVKGMAAEGNVYTGFLYAGLMISADGQPKVIEFNCRFGDPETQPIMLRMRSDLVELCLAACGGKLDEKDSVWDDRPSLGVVMAAGGYPGDYPSGDVIFGLPQQDAEDGKVFHAGTKLNGKDVVTNGGRVLCVTALGDTVAAAQKRAYELAAGIQWQGSFCRKDIGYRAIEREQA from the coding sequence ATGAATATTTTAATTATTGGCAATGGCGGTCGTGAACACGCACTGGCCTGGAAAGCGGCGCAATCAGCGCTGGCAGATAAAGTCTATGTCGCGCCAGGCAACGCCGGCACCGCGCTGGAGCCGTCACTGATTAATGCCGATATTGCCGCGACCGATATCCCTGCTTTGCTGGCGTTTGCGCAAGCAAACGACATCGGCTTGACCATTGTCGGCCCTGAGGCCCCTCTGGTTATTGGCGTAGTCGATGCATTTCGTGACGCGGGCCTGACGATTTTTGGCCCGACCCAAGCTGCGGCCCAATTGGAAGGCTCAAAAGCTTTTACCAAGGATTTCCTCGCCCGTCATAAAATCCCGACAGCCGAGTACCAGAACTTTACCGAAGTCGAACCAGCCTTAGCCTATGTGCGCGCCAAAGGCGCGCCTATCGTGATCAAAGCGGATGGTTTGGCTGCGGGTAAGGGGGTCATTGTTGCGATGACGCTGCAAGAAGCTGAAAATGCGATTCAGGATATGCTGGCAGGCAATGCGTTTGGCGACGCAGGCCATCGTATCGTGGTGGAAGAGTTTCTGGACGGTGAAGAAGCCAGTTTCATTGTGATGGTTGACGGTGAAAATGTTCTGCCGATGGCCACCAGCCAGGATCATAAACGAGTTGGCGATAAAGATACCGGTCCAAACACGGGTGGTATGGGCGCTTATTCTCCCGCACCGGTTGTGACCGGTGACGTTCATCAGCGAGTGATGGATCAGGTAATCTGGCCGACGGTCAAAGGGATGGCCGCCGAAGGCAATGTCTACACCGGATTCCTTTACGCCGGCCTGATGATTTCCGCCGATGGTCAGCCTAAAGTGATTGAATTTAACTGCCGCTTTGGCGATCCGGAAACCCAGCCTATTATGCTGCGTATGCGTTCAGATCTGGTTGAACTGTGTCTGGCGGCCTGTGGTGGCAAACTGGATGAGAAAGACTCTGTCTGGGACGATCGCCCATCATTAGGGGTGGTTATGGCAGCAGGCGGATACCCTGGCGATTACCCCAGCGGCGACGTTATTTTCGGTTTGCCGCAGCAGGATGCTGAAGACGGAAAAGTTTTTCATGCGGGCACTAAATTAAACGGCAAGGATGTTGTTACGAATGGCGGACGCGTTCTGTGTGTGACAGCATTGGGTGATACCGTTGCAGCAGCACAAAAACGTGCATACGAACTGGCGGCTGGCATTCAATGGCAAGGAAGTTTTTGCCGGAAAGACATCGGCTATCGCGCCATTGAGCGTGAGCAAGCCTGA
- a CDS encoding DUF1481 domain-containing protein, with product MQVKSLSRGAISPLLLLLRPLWVGVIITITIACSSRTDPPSTFASGYIADRGVVRLWRKDDAQDSTTSLMTVYSSFQGEDTVITRYAYQQDKIREIQKTYLGAQKDEMHIRFAQDGTVSFMQRQLAKRREQIPDDEIALYQFDAKRILELSGVLRAGNVLLQQGKWQNGQVITCDGKRVRPDFDSATREWIDRRNQPANGTLNVAWLEGPEGVQLLLMAEENVCQREPVEVQS from the coding sequence ATGCAGGTCAAGAGTTTAAGCAGAGGGGCGATTTCGCCCCTTTTGCTTTTGCTGCGACCGCTGTGGGTTGGCGTGATAATTACCATCACCATTGCCTGTAGCAGTCGGACTGATCCGCCTTCGACGTTTGCCAGCGGTTATATCGCCGATCGCGGCGTGGTGCGTCTCTGGCGTAAAGATGACGCTCAAGATAGCACGACCTCGCTGATGACGGTCTACAGTTCGTTTCAGGGAGAGGATACCGTCATTACGCGCTATGCCTACCAGCAGGATAAGATACGGGAAATCCAGAAAACCTATCTGGGCGCGCAGAAAGATGAAATGCATATACGCTTTGCGCAAGACGGCACGGTGAGTTTTATGCAACGTCAATTGGCGAAGCGGCGGGAGCAGATCCCCGATGATGAAATTGCGTTGTATCAGTTTGATGCGAAACGGATATTGGAACTCAGTGGTGTCCTGCGGGCGGGCAACGTTCTGCTGCAACAAGGCAAATGGCAAAATGGGCAGGTCATCACCTGTGATGGCAAGCGTGTCCGCCCCGATTTTGACAGTGCGACACGTGAATGGATTGATCGGCGAAATCAGCCCGCCAATGGCACGCTAAATGTCGCATGGCTGGAAGGCCCTGAAGGTGTTCAACTGCTGCTGATGGCGGAAGAGAACGTTTGCCAGCGGGAACCGGTAGAAGTGCAGTCATAA
- the purH gene encoding bifunctional phosphoribosylaminoimidazolecarboxamide formyltransferase/IMP cyclohydrolase — MQQRRPIRRALLSVSDKAGIVEFAQALSQRGVELLSTGGTARLLADAGIPVIEVSDYTGFPEMMDGRVKTLHPKVHGGILGRRGQDDAIMAQHDIKPIDMVVVNLYPFAQTVARKNCTLEDAVENIDIGGPTMVRSAAKNHKDVAIVVKSSDYHTIINEIDANDGSLTYETRFDLAIKAFEHTAAYDSMIANYFGTLVPAYHGENDKPSGRFPRTLNLNYIKKQDMRYGENSHQQAAFYIEEDVTEASVATSQQLQGKALSYNNIADTDAALECVKAFTDAACVIVKHANPCGVAIGGSILNAYERAYKTDPTSAFGGIIAFNRELDEATAQAIISRQFVEVIIAPSASEAALKVTAAKQNIRVLTCGEWQQRIPGLDFKRVNGGLLVQDRDLGMVDASQLRVVTERQPNEQELRDALFCWKVAKFVKSNAIVYARDNMTIGIGAGQMSRVYSAKIAGIKADDEGLEVKGSAMASDAFFPFRDGIDAAATIGVTCVIQPGGSIRDDEVIAAANEHGIAMIFTGMRHFRH; from the coding sequence ATGCAACAACGTCGTCCTATCCGCCGCGCTCTGCTCAGCGTTTCTGACAAAGCAGGCATTGTCGAATTTGCTCAGGCTCTGTCCCAACGTGGCGTCGAGCTTCTTTCTACCGGCGGCACAGCGCGTCTGCTGGCTGATGCAGGCATACCGGTAATAGAGGTATCAGACTATACCGGTTTCCCGGAAATGATGGATGGACGCGTTAAAACCCTACACCCAAAGGTCCACGGTGGCATTTTGGGGCGTCGCGGTCAGGATGATGCGATCATGGCGCAGCACGACATCAAACCGATTGATATGGTCGTCGTTAACCTTTATCCCTTTGCCCAAACGGTGGCCCGCAAAAACTGTACGCTGGAAGATGCCGTCGAAAATATTGATATCGGTGGCCCAACCATGGTTCGTTCGGCCGCCAAGAACCATAAAGATGTGGCTATCGTGGTCAAGAGCAGCGATTACCACACCATCATTAATGAAATTGATGCCAACGATGGATCGCTGACTTATGAAACCCGCTTTGATCTGGCTATCAAAGCATTTGAACACACCGCAGCCTACGACAGCATGATCGCCAACTATTTCGGTACGTTGGTTCCTGCCTATCATGGTGAGAATGACAAGCCGTCAGGCCGTTTCCCCCGTACGCTGAACCTGAACTACATCAAGAAACAAGACATGCGCTATGGGGAAAACAGCCATCAGCAGGCGGCTTTCTATATAGAAGAGGATGTGACAGAGGCATCCGTCGCAACCTCTCAGCAATTACAGGGCAAAGCGCTGTCCTATAACAATATCGCGGATACCGACGCCGCGCTGGAATGCGTGAAAGCCTTTACCGACGCAGCCTGTGTGATTGTGAAACATGCCAACCCCTGCGGTGTAGCGATAGGCGGCTCTATCCTTAATGCTTACGAACGCGCTTATAAAACCGATCCAACCTCGGCTTTCGGCGGCATTATCGCGTTTAACCGCGAACTGGATGAAGCAACCGCGCAAGCCATCATCAGCCGCCAGTTTGTGGAAGTGATTATCGCCCCTTCAGCCAGTGAAGCGGCATTAAAAGTGACCGCCGCCAAGCAAAACATACGTGTCCTTACCTGCGGCGAATGGCAGCAACGAATTCCCGGTCTGGACTTCAAACGTGTAAACGGTGGGCTGTTGGTACAGGATCGCGACTTGGGTATGGTTGATGCCTCCCAACTGCGTGTTGTGACCGAACGCCAGCCCAACGAGCAAGAATTGCGGGACGCGCTGTTCTGCTGGAAAGTGGCCAAGTTCGTCAAATCCAATGCGATTGTCTACGCCCGTGACAATATGACCATCGGCATAGGGGCAGGCCAGATGAGCCGCGTTTATTCCGCGAAGATCGCCGGTATCAAAGCAGACGATGAAGGTCTGGAAGTTAAAGGTTCCGCAATGGCGTCCGATGCTTTTTTTCCGTTTCGTGATGGTATTGACGCCGCAGCAACGATAGGCGTTACCTGCGTTATCCAACCAGGTGGCTCCATCCGTGACGATGAAGTTATTGCTGCCGCCAACGAACATGGCATCGCAATGATCTTTACCGGCATGCGCCATTTTCGTCATTAA
- the hupA gene encoding nucleoid-associated protein HU-alpha codes for MNKTQLIDVIADKADLTKAQAKVALESTLAAVTESLKEGDAVQLVGFGTFKVNHRNERTGRNPQTGKEIKIAAANVPAFVAGKALKDAVK; via the coding sequence ATGAATAAGACTCAACTGATTGATGTAATTGCAGACAAAGCTGATCTGACAAAAGCACAAGCGAAAGTGGCATTAGAATCAACTCTGGCAGCGGTTACCGAGTCTCTGAAAGAAGGTGATGCAGTACAATTAGTTGGTTTTGGTACATTTAAAGTCAACCATCGTAACGAGCGCACTGGCCGCAACCCGCAAACTGGTAAAGAAATCAAAATTGCTGCCGCTAACGTGCCAGCATTTGTTGCGGGCAAAGCGCTGAAAGACGCTGTTAAGTAA